Sequence from the Rutidosis leptorrhynchoides isolate AG116_Rl617_1_P2 chromosome 3, CSIRO_AGI_Rlap_v1, whole genome shotgun sequence genome:
AAATAAAGCATCTATGTTTCACAACTTTGATCAATAAAGAATCTCTGTGGAATACAACTTTAAATAAAGCATCTCTGCTTCACAGCTTTAATCAATAAAGATTCTCTATTGAATACAGCTTTAAATAAAGCATCTATGTTTCACAGCTTTGATCAATAAAGAATCTCTGTGGAATATAGCTTTAAATAAAGCATCTCTATTTCACagctttaatcaataaagaatctcTGTGGAATACAGCTTTAAATAAAGCATCTCTGTTTCACAGCTTTAATCAATAAAAAATCTATGTGCATTAACATCATTAACGTTGTTATCAGATGTTAGTGTAGTAGATGAATGTGAATTAGGGTTAAATTAGGggttaattagggtttagggtatagagtATAATTAATAGGGTGTAGATAGTGTTTAGTGTTTCTGGCGTATAATATAACACATAATTGTTAACTATAAACTATTGGACCTTAACATCATTAACGTTTTGAGGTTTCTAAGTGAGTTCACATCGTCTACAGCCTCTTAATTAGGGTTGAAGCTTGAATTAGAAACTGAATCACATATATTAATTAGAAACTGAAACACATATATTAATTAGATATTTCTACCATTAAATGGAACTTCCAAACTACAACACAATACTTCCAAACTACAACACAATACTTCCAAAAGAAATTACATCAGTTACTTGAAAATGAAACACAACACAAATGCTACAAAACTAGAAATTAACatcagtttcaaaatttttgattgATGCTTTGCGGTTTTGAGTGAACGTTCTAGAGCTCTTTTGGACCTTAACAATTCTGGTATCACTTCAAGCGCCCTATCAGGCCAGAGCGGATCAATCCAAATTTGTCGCCTTCTACAACGCTCATGCATCAAGCACCCGGACCTGTCATCACGACCATAATATCGTCGACCGTACTGGTAATCATCCGTCAAGCAAGTTTTGACCACCATCTTTGAACCACAAGTTCGACAAAATTTCACAACAAAAGTTTCTTCTGGACCAAACAGGTAATCTTGATTCATATTGTTGCAGTCACAAAGTGTTGTGATTAGTAGGGTTATTATATAGAAGAATTTTCCCGTCCAAAAGCCACCATCTGTTTTCCCGCCCAAGATTTTCCACCTAAAGTTTCCCGCCAGACCAGATCGTTTAGggtttaattagggtttaggggtttatttaatatttaattagggtttaagtatggtTATATTAGgatttaattagggtttaattaggatttaatttatataatttataagtaattaaaaaaatatttaagtaattaaaagtaatttataattaattatataagtaattaaaagtaattaaaagtaattttaaaaataagtaaaagtaaatttttaagttattaaaaataaattttaagtaattttataatttaaaagtaattaaaaataatatttaagaatttaaaaattatttttaagtaatttttaattaattacttaagtaattatatagattttattaataaataaaaataaattaaaaattatgaaatatttaaataattcacgaAAAAACTGGCGCCTTGTTTTTGGGTTTCCCCGCACCATTTTCCCAGAAGACTTGTCGTCTGGGATTAGTCTTCTGGAAAGATTTTTTAACAAAAAGCTGTATCGAGCAGGTCAGTCGGCAtttatcaaaaaaaataaaaaaatttactcCCAACTCTAAAAACATTCCGGCGATTTTGAGCTATTTCGAACCAAATCCAACCTATTCCAACCTAATCTTACTCCTATAACACTAACAAaggtatgttcttcatttatttttgTTAAATCCGAATTTTTTTTTGCTTATTTTTGTTAAATCCGAATTTTTGTGCTTTGAGTTATTTCTATTAAATCCGAATTTTTGTGCTTATGTTTTGAAGATTGCTATGTGTGATTATGTTTAGGCTCAAGAATTTCATGCTTAGTTTGTTAATTTGCTTATGTATGTCAAAATTATGGGGTTAATTTGCTTATGTATGTTGATTATCTTTGTTATGTAtgttgaaaattaatatttttttaattaatataaactgAAAATTAAGTTATGTTTAGTTATGTATGTTGACTATGTTTAGTTATGTATTTTTTTAATTAGAAAATTAAGTATATATTTAGTTAGTAAATTAGAAAATTATTGTTTTATGAACATTGTATAAGTATAaatgttattgtttatgtttatgttatgTTTATGCTTAATGTTTTATGAACATTGTTAGGTTTAGTGGTTAATTTCGGAAAAGTTGTACCTTAGGTTCGAAATTAATCAATTCTATAGAATACCCGTCCAAAGTTAATTTATTAGAAATTAACTTTGGAAGGTCCCCTTTTTGGGACTGCTTTCTGTGTGTTTTGTCTCTTGTAGGATGCGGATGCGTATAACGAATGTACTAGTTACAAAAATTTTTGtacacattttccatttactcctaCAAATATGTGTTTAATAGACATATTTGGGGAGTTTAGGGGAAATGCTGCTGAATTTTTGCTAACTAGTAAATTAGTTGTACGCATCCATAGTTGATACAAAACATTCAGAGAGTGGGTTAGGTTGCCTTCTATAGTTGGACCACCCGGCTTTGATTATACATATATCGAGTGTTTTTAATTTTAAAGTTTTTTGCTGTTTTAAACTTGATTTAATTAGGGAATATCTATGACGATTGATAAGAGGTGGACTACTATACGACATTCATTTAATCATGACTTTATCATTGGTCTTAAAGCATTTATTGAGAGGTGTAAAATCTATTTGGATTCGCATGGTAAGTGTAGTTGCCCATGTAAACATTGTGGTAATACGGTTTTTCTTAAACCTAAACATATAAAAGACTATATAATTAAACATGAGTTTGAACCATCTTATACTATGTGGCGGCATCACGGTGAACTATCACAACCACCCGAAGTACACAACACAAGGGACCCTCTAAGAAATTTCTTGCACGATATTCAGTTGGAGGAAGTTCCTAATTTTGCAGAGGAAGGTCCGAATGACGATGAGACTATGAATGACACGACCGTAACTAGTCTTGAGGATTTAATTGACTCCACCCAAACCGAGCTATATCCCGGTAGCAAGTTGTCCTCATTAGAGTTTTTAGCCAAGTTAACACACATTAAGGTCTTGAACAAATGGACGGATACTTCATTCGACCAATTATTAGAATTACTCACACAATCGCATCCCCCAAATAACACAATTCCAAAATCATTTTACGAAACTAAGAAGTGGATGAGAAAGATCAGTTTAGGGTATCAAGCGATACATGCTTGTAAGAATGATTGTTGTTTGTTTTATAAAGAATACCAGGATTTGAAAAATTGTCCAATATGTAACGAGAGTAGATGGAAAGATGAACGCACAACGGGGAAGAAAGTTCCTAATAAAGTTTTGCGTTATTTTCCAATAACTCCAAGACTAAAACGTTTGTATAGTTCCAGATACACTGCAAAGGATTTGACTTGGCATGCTACTGGGCGGTGCAATGAAGAGGGTAAGATGCGTCATCTGGTAGATGGTCGATCTTGGAAAGAAATTGACAAAAGATATCCGGATTTTGCACGTGAACACAAAAACATTCGAATAGGGTTGGCTGCTGATGGTTTCAATCCATTCGTCAACATGAATAATCCTTACAGCATGTGGCCAGTAATATTGACAACGTACAATTCGCCGCCGTGCATATGTATGAAAGAAAGTTCTCTCATGTTGACTCTGTTAATTCCTGGTCCTAAATCACCTGGAAAAGATATTGATATTTACTTGAGGCCTTTAGTTGATGAACTGAAGATTTTATGGTCTGAAGGAGTTATTACACATGACTCAGTTACAAACACGTATTTTCAAATGAAAGCAATGCTTATTTGAACCATAAACGATTATCCTGCCCATAGTAGTTTGTCCAGTTGGAGTGACCAAGGCTATAAAGCATGCCCTACATGTAACGAGGACACTCCTGCTATACGTGTGAAAAACAAAATTGTTTTTTCCAGTCACAGACCGAACCTTGAATCGAATCACCCATACAGAGAAAGCTTAGAATTCAATGGTAAGGTTGACCATACCTCTAAACCTAGAAAGTTCAAAGTAGCTGATATCGAAAACCAACTTACAGATTTGTTGCCAGTTGGTAATCTCGGAAAAAATCATACAAATGTTGGTGAAAAAATAAAACGTCCACCTAAGTGTCGTCACAACTGGACTAAAATTTCTATTTTTCGGTAACTTGAGTATTGGAAATATCTTCCACTGCAACACAACTTGGATGTCATGCATATTGAAAAGAATGTGTTAGAGGTTATTTTggatactgatagtgctccaaatgaacatatatttaggcgcaatatccttccaatatgtaaagcttttagttgcaattgttctatttttatgtaataatcgtttaaataaataagtgcgaagacaaaagacagaatcgacgatttgaagacgcaaatgaccaaaaagctaaaaagtacaaagtacaatccaagtggttcaatttattgatga
This genomic interval carries:
- the LOC139901737 gene encoding uncharacterized protein; translation: MKYLNNSRKNWRLVFGFPRTIFPEDLSSGISLLERFFNKKLYRAGLVVNFGKVDADAYNECTSYKNFCTHFPFTPTNMCLIDIFGEFRGNAAEFLLTSKLVGISMTIDKRWTTIRHSFNHDFIIGLKAFIERCKIYLDSHGKCSCPCKHCGNTVFLKPKHIKDYIIKHEFEPSYTMWRHHGELSQPPEVHNTRDPLRNFLHDIQLEEVPNFAEEGPNDDETMNDTTVTSLEDLIDSTQTELYPGSKLSSLEFLAKLTHIKVLNKWTDTSFDQLLELLTQSHPPNNTIPKSFYETKKWMRKISLGYQAIHACKNDCCLFYKEYQDLKNCPICNESRWKDERTTGKKVPNKVLRYFPITPRLKRLYSSRYTAKDLTWHATGRCNEEGKMRHLVDGRSWKEIDKRYPDFAREHKNIRIGLAADGFNPFVNMNNPYSMWPVILTTYNSPPCICMKESSLMLTLLIPGPKSPGKDIDIYLRPLVDELKILWSEGVITHDSVTNTHRPNLESNHPYRESLEFNGKVDHTSKPRKFKVADIENQLTDLLPVGNLGKNHTNVGEKIKRPPKCRHNWTKISIFRNKAKPEGCIAEGYVVDEALTACSMSLEGIQTRFNRPDRYADGPIRSCEFRVFKSLCKFISKGVFKSLARDIQDKLHCQFKAENPNMDMKTNFPSWFTNHIRELRSVDGSKYSDELICLAEEPVGTSNHYSSCNVNGVRFVVSNRDDRRTTQNNGIATLADVGAPVSKYYGRLEDIVELHYGGAFRVVLFRCRWFNTENTRNPQQAYYIDDPSKTSSNWKVVHEVHHRKLWDRDIIEDTIRDVVHETNSADLSLDADLENMTYTSMSVPGESTPFQFNPPTHEVNDDDDDDDDDDICDLDPFSLPRDICDDDDDDDVVAGDELNLQIPQNEAYSSDDDDY